A genomic stretch from Nocardia wallacei includes:
- a CDS encoding MmpS family transport accessory protein yields the protein MTMPPLFPPPTGSARPPRERLLWPWILFGATVLALCGYAAVISAAVDSAIRSSTETPAAVAPPAESPTPTPAVLIPPLPAIPQPKTITYEVISNAALNTVVYFDERSDLAKEPGVRAPWTRTVVNNSAVTVSGLSAQTNGTSITCRITVDGVVADERTATGRYAAVNCSAR from the coding sequence ATGACGATGCCGCCGCTGTTTCCACCGCCGACGGGGTCTGCGCGCCCCCCGAGGGAGCGTCTGCTGTGGCCCTGGATCCTGTTCGGCGCAACGGTTCTCGCTCTCTGTGGATATGCCGCGGTGATCAGTGCCGCCGTGGACTCGGCGATCCGGTCGTCCACCGAGACTCCTGCTGCGGTTGCTCCCCCCGCGGAGAGCCCCACACCCACTCCGGCGGTGCTGATCCCACCGTTGCCTGCCATACCGCAACCCAAAACCATTACCTACGAAGTCATCTCGAATGCCGCCCTGAATACTGTCGTCTACTTCGACGAGCGGTCCGATCTCGCGAAGGAGCCGGGTGTTCGCGCGCCGTGGACGAGGACCGTGGTGAACAATTCGGCGGTGACCGTCTCAGGGCTCAGTGCGCAGACCAACGGCACGTCGATCACCTGCCGGATCACCGTGGACGGGGTGGTGGCGGACGAACGGACCGCCACGGGCAGGTATGCGGCGGTCAATTGCTCCGCGCGCTGA